One genomic segment of Methylocystis sp. SC2 includes these proteins:
- a CDS encoding LysR family transcriptional regulator: MSANSPPMNWNDLRYVLAVARANAIAPAAKALRVDETTVARRVRRIEQGLGLTLFEPRWRLTEIGAYIIERAERMEEEAIAIAEASAGADSAPTGSVRITAIPLIASRLLLPAVERLTQIYPGLSLEIIAEPRNLSVMRRDADIALRHARPREDQRAITRRIADLDYAVYAPTAGDARRLSWITYEAEMAGLPHVAWINRAVSRQGHPASLAVNDSELALNAVKIGIGKSLLPCLIADRESGLRRLGDKAPVLKREVWLLVNPGDRHVPRIRAVTAWIEGIFGATQSRQGT, encoded by the coding sequence ATGTCAGCAAATTCGCCGCCGATGAACTGGAACGATCTGCGCTACGTGCTTGCGGTGGCCCGCGCAAACGCCATCGCGCCAGCGGCGAAGGCTTTGCGGGTGGACGAGACGACGGTGGCGCGGCGAGTTCGGCGCATCGAACAAGGCCTCGGATTGACGCTGTTCGAGCCTCGCTGGCGCCTGACGGAGATCGGCGCGTATATCATCGAACGCGCGGAGCGCATGGAGGAAGAGGCGATCGCGATCGCCGAAGCGTCGGCTGGCGCCGACTCCGCGCCGACCGGCAGCGTCCGCATCACCGCCATCCCGCTCATCGCAAGCCGGCTTCTGCTGCCCGCGGTCGAGCGGCTGACTCAAATCTATCCCGGACTGTCGCTCGAGATCATCGCCGAGCCGCGCAATCTCAGCGTTATGCGTCGCGACGCCGACATCGCGCTTCGCCATGCGCGGCCGCGAGAAGATCAACGAGCGATCACGCGTCGCATCGCAGACCTCGACTATGCCGTCTACGCGCCGACCGCGGGGGACGCGCGGCGGCTTTCATGGATCACTTACGAGGCGGAGATGGCCGGGCTTCCACACGTCGCCTGGATCAATCGGGCGGTCAGTCGGCAGGGACATCCGGCGAGCCTTGCCGTCAATGACTCCGAACTGGCCCTCAACGCCGTAAAGATCGGCATCGGAAAGTCGCTGCTGCCGTGTTTGATCGCCGATCGCGAGTCTGGGTTGCGCCGGCTCGGCGACAAGGCGCCCGTGCTCAAGCGCGAAGTGTGGCTGCTCGTCAATCCCGGCGACAGACATGTTCCAAGGATCAGGGCGGTGACGGCCTGGATCGAAGGCATATTCGGCGCGACCCAAAGCCGACAAGGAACGTAA